The sequence ATTCCTGGATTCGATGCTCTACATAGATACTCGAATTCTTTATACCGCTCAATGTGGGGTGATTCATACCCGCAGGTAGAACTGCTGGATGATGTGGAGAATCGAGACATCTTTGCGTTTCTCTGCGCATGCATGCAGCTTCGCGCCATGATAGCTGGTCTAGCTGGGCTTGACGTGAATGAGCTTAGGCAACGCGTACCAGTAATTGAAGCCGCCTTTGAACAGATTGACAAGCGTTATGGGGAGCTACTTGAGGTAGCATCAAACATTTCTCTGTCTACAGACAACTCGCATCGTCTCGTCGCCAACATTCGCGCCTTCATTCCCTTATATCATGCTTCCAAGCTTGAACTCATGCGTCTAATTCGAGGAAAAGGCATAGCCATCAGAACAGAAATAGTTCCAAAAGCACATATTAGCGCCATTATTGATTTGGCCATTCAAGCTGACAAGCATCAAGGTATTGAAGCGACCATTAGAGTTGCTTGGCCGCTCTTTGTGGTTGCTCTTGAGACGAATGACGAAGTTCATCGGCGTTGGATCCTCGGTCGATTTCAGATGATGAGCCGCTACAGTAAGAATTTAGATCGCGCACACCAATTTCTAAAAGAGATTTTGCCGGTGGGGAGCGTTTCTGGTCAAAGAATAGGTCTTGGTGAGAATACTCGTCTCGTGAATGGTGAAGTATTCGTTATATAGGTGTGTGGGTTTGTTGAGTTTGGCTGCTGTATCTTACGAGAAACAAGCAAGTCTGAGGATGAGATTTAGGCATGGCCCCTAGGAGAATGGAGTATACTTGGACGAGCATACGAAATTTTTTTAACGAGTTTTATCATGATTGGAAGAAACATGTATAGATAGTATGACAGTTTAGCCATGATTGCTCTTAGCGGATAGTTTTGTATTTTATTCCAACTGCaatactttaagtttcaATGGTTCCATAGGAGACACAGCATCAAGTTGTTATCTTAATAGTCCTGTGCTGCTTCTTTAGCGTGTTCATAGCTTTCTCTTGCTGTTGATTGGAATGTTGACTTAGAATTCCGGGTATAGCGAAATCCAAATATCACATTAGCTCCGACTAGCTCACGTTTAGTACGCGAGCTACCACGCGAGAGACGAGAAACCCAGCATTTTCCATCCTTGTTAAAAATGATTTGCCATGATTAATTTTCAATGTTGCCAAAAAGGCACATGAAACGGCATTAAACAAGTCACTGGCTCATTATGAATTGCAACGAGCTCCAAGAAAGCGCCACTGGGGAGCGCTATATGATTAAGCGGCCCAAGGCGCTGCAGTGGTTCCATAATGGGCGACTCGTGAAGGAGAGCGATGAGGAGAGACAAGCAGGTCGTTTTGAGCTCTTCCTCGATCTGTTGTGTAAGTTATGGCCGTTGTTGAactaaagagaaaagggcttGCTAATGGAGATATCGTCCATTGCCATGCAGATGTCGCCATAGTAGCGAACTTCAGCGATGACCTCGCAGAGAATCCAGATGGCCAGCATCTCGCCAAATACATTCTCATTTTTGCGCCCGCATGGCATATCTGGGTCGATCTCCGCGAAATCATGAACTCGTACTACACAGATGACCTCCTCCAGCGACTCATCATCTTATGGGTCATGGCGCTCTTGGTTCTCTACGCGAATAATGCTCGTCTCGTTGATGAAGACTTATCGGCAATGCAAACGACTGCTGGCGCGTACGTCGTCGCCCGATTCACCACCATGTGCGCGTTTCTAGTCTGCTCTTTCGCCAGCTATCAGCACCGCATGCAGGCTCGTATCTTGGCCTTTTTCATGTTTATAGGCCTGTTTATCACTATTCCGCTCTTCTTTGAGGAGGTTAGCATTGAGGCCAAAATCGCTGTTGTCGCTGTTATTATCTTTTACCAAGAGGTAACTTGGTCAATCACTTTAAGTCCATGGATAAAGCGCAAATTGAAACTTACGTACAGCACGGCGGTTGACATTGCTCATGAAATCGACCGCATGGCTGCATTTTTCATCATTATTCTTGGCGAATTCGTATACAGCGTCATTGTTGGAGACCCAGCTGGGGTAGGCTTGACGCAGGGTTATGCCAAAGCTGCTTTCACCCTCATCATTGCATTCTGTCTCAATTGGATATACGTCAGCGGTGATGGGAGCTTGGAGGCAACGCATCCAATTCGGAGATCTGCTTGGACGgcctttggcttctttctGCTCCATTTGCCATTATCCGCGTCGTTTCTCATTGGCGGTCACATTGCAGCCATTAGTACACGACTAGATGAGTTTGAAGACGGACAGCGATGGTTACTGGGAGGAGGTCTGGGCGTCGGCATGTTTTGTCTCTGGATCTATGGCATGTTGTATCGCACGCACGATGAAGATTGCCTAATTCTGTCAAAGACGCCTCGTATCGGCATGCGTCTAGTCGTTGCCATTATTCTTCTTGCGTTGCCCGCAACAAATGACAGCTTATCCACCACGGATTTTATGGCCATAGTCATGTCACTCTTTGCATTTTTGATTATCTGGGAGACCATTGGAGGACTTCTCAAGGGCGCTCAATTTTTTGAACCGTGGACTGATCGAAATCCGCCTATAAGAGATGGTGAGACGAGCGAGGAAGATTTATGAGGCGCTTGTGCTACTACGTTTCCACCAAGAAAATAAACGTTATAGCGGTGATTTGTTAATAGATTACAGAAGGATTTCAGTTCCTCTTTTCATAATGCTACTATTGGATACTCGTCTGATTTGTTATTCATGCACATGCTTATGCATGCCAGTATCCTCAACTGTAGGCCTCCCGCATGTTACAGATAAGCGCCACCCTTGACAGCTACAGCCAATAGCACGACCCAAAACCAGACCTGCAGGATTAAATGTGCGACCGACACTATAATTCTTCTTGCACATTGCACCTTTTAGGCGATTGTAATTGGTCTTTGAGCTTGATACCGCCCAAGCAAGATCCGTACCTCCATGTAGTTGTAGTTACTCAGGCAGCTTTTCAGACTTCTCCATTTCGCCATCTTCCCTTCAAATTTAAGTTAGAAACGGCCAGTACAAGTCTTGTTCACTTTTTCATATCATAATTTTGAATATCGCTCGGAACGTAACAGACCGACACATGCCTTCTGTCTCTCATATCCGAGGCGGTCTAGCAAACGCCCGACGGGAGTTTGCCAGGCATGTCAATGCAGCCAGCCTGCCCAATGCTATTCACAAGACTGATGAAGAAGCTCGCAGCATTCACTATGGCACCGAAACTTCAATGACTTGCTCCGATAGCTCATCTATTAAGACAATAAACCACGTAGAAGACGATAATAGCGTTACTGACGACATCATCGGCGAATGCTCGAGCTATTCCACTGCGACACAAAATTATTCTGAAACAACTGCAAAAGCGACTGCAAACGCTGAAGCCACTGCTTCAAGTACCGAAGATATGAATGGGGCACAAGAACCTTCCGCACAACTCTCTGCTGATGGAGCTCAGACAGCGGTTCAGCGAGTGAGTACAACATACGCTATCCTCGAGATTCTGAGATCAAGCATGCTCTTTTAACACTTTTATCAAATAGCTTGGAAAAGCTGCTCGCGAGAATCCTATGCTCGCTGCAGCTACGGTAGTcactggagctggagttgCTGTCGTTGCTGTTCCCGCTCTTATCACTGCCCCTATCATGGGAATAGCTGGAATGGCGGGATTTACCCAGGCAGGAATAGCTGGAGGTAAGAGCACGAATTTCCTCTGTTCATACCACGCTACTTGGGAACATATCTTCTCACTAATTACTCGAAATGTAGCATCTATTGCATCGGCACTACAAGCAAGCATCGGCAACGTTGCCGCCGGAAGCATTTTTGCGACGGTAcaaagcgctgctgctggaggatACGGCGTGGCAGCTTTGGCTGGCACGGCTCAGGCTGTTGGAGGCgctgttgctggtgctgggaGCATTGGAACAGCTTGGACTTGGTTGAGAGGCAAACCGAAAGCAGAGCCATCAAAGCAGTAGCACGTACCAAAGAACAGGGTTGGGTATATAATGAGGCGGTTTTCAGAACTACTCACTCTCAACCTTTGCATTAACACATATGACAGCATCTAGAATCATAAGAGCATCAAGATTTTGCATCGATATAGATGGGAATATAACAGCAGAATCCCATATTGATACAGGTGTTCTGGCATACTTTGCATTGGAACAGGTACATGTGTGTTCAGTTACCAAATGGTGAATTCTCTCTTTAATTCCTGGTTTTCTTTCACTTTCTTCTGTTTACTCGGCAAGTGTTGCACCTGCTGCCCTCCAAATAACGCGACTCGCTCAATAGAAGGCTCCCTTGCCAAGCCACATTGTAGGCCTCCCGCATTGTCATGCGCATCGGcctgtacatgtacttgggcAGATACAACCAAACACGGAGATGGCAGCGGGGAAAAAATATCCCCTTGCTGAATGCTATTTATCTATATCTCTGGCTATACACACCTTAATTTTTGATGGTGCTACCCAAAACTTAGTAGTCTGCAAGCTCCGAAAGCCCAAACCCTCATCCTTCCTCTGCTCTTTTAGTCCCCCGCAAAACATAGTTGCATCGAGGAACAAGTTTCCATCTTCTACTTccaaacaaaggaaaaagaaaccaagatGTCTTTTTTAGATCAGCTTGGCCAGGGCTTGGCTGTTGTTCAGCGAGAGGCTGCCAAACACATCACCGCAGAAAACATCAACCGAGCGGCCGAAGAGATTCGGAGGCATGTCGATAATGCTGCGCAGCAAGTACACCAGGCACGTCCtctgtttttctttccctttttttatcccCAGATCTATGTAATGCTCAACTAGCGAACTTCATAATCAGCATGCCACTCTAGAAAATATGAATCGGGCGGGCGAAGAGATTCGGAAGCACGTCGATTATGCTGCGCAGCAAATACAGGAGGTACGtcctctttttctgttttttcttctcttttttgttcctCTTTAGATCTGTGTAATACtcagctaaaaaaataataatcaGCATGTCACTCCAGAAAATATGAACCGAGCAAGCGAAGAAGTACAAAAAGCTTTAGACAACGCCGTGCGAGTTGTAGGTGAGGCGGCCGAGAACGCTCGGCCTCATGTTGAAGGAGCGATTACCAGTCTCAAAGATACAGCAAGCCATGTGGAGGAGTGGACCAAAGATGAGAAAAATATTGAGGCCGTCAAGAATGCTGCTCAAGTTGCAGCTCAGGGGGCAAGTGATAGACTCGCTTTATGCCCTACAAGTATGATATAACATGCTAACGTCGATGCAGACTGCCAATTTCGCGAAGGAGAACCCTGGACTTGTCGCTGGACTATTCATGATGGTTGCCCCTGGAATCATCACGGCCCCGGTGATGGGCGTGGCCAGAGTGCTGGGTTTTACCTCAGGAGGCATTGCCGCCAGTGAGCACACCCTTCTCCAGCGTTGTCCAGTTCCTTTACCCTCTCACTTTACGTATACTAACAATAATCGCAATGTTGTAGATTCGATTGCGTCAGGAGCTCAATCCGCTGCCGGGAATGTCGCTGCCAAGGGCGCCTTTGCTACTGTGCAGAGCGCAGCAGCCGGAGGATACGGCTCAGGTGTGCTCGCTGGCGTAGTTCGAGTCGCTGGAGGAGCCATAGCTGGGCTTGGTGGAATTGGACGTGGGCTTATGAATTGGCTGGGAGGCGGTCGTCAATATCCTCCGCCACGTCGTGAAGAGCATTGAAGCCCTCTGGCTTGATGAGTTGATACATACATATCACATATATATCACATATATATCCGTGCCCAGAGTACAGCCAGCAGCCTTGCCTCGGCCCGTGCCGGTTTGGGCAAAGGGCCACATGCAGTCTTTACCCTCTAGAATGGAATCCTATGCTGCTAAATTATAGACTATGCGGAGACCGGCGGACGTTCCGCGACCGCGTGATTGGTTTTAGTTGGCGACCCGCCAATATTGTGCCCCTACCAACAATCGTGAGGAGCGAGCGAGCGCGCGCCCACGCCGACGACTGACTAAGGCAAGATTCTAGTTAGCTGTTCCTATTCTGGCAAATGAATCTCCGTCGCATTTCTAGCTCAAACAAATCGTGAGCAGTTTCCCTGCGTTCCTTGCGCGCGCCGATCCCGACTGTCTGGAAATCTTCAGCAAAGGCCCAGTCGCAGCTGAATGCGAGTGCGAGTGCGACGATGGAGAAACCAGCAGACGCAAGACATACAGTGaacacagcagctgctgctgctgccatcgccaAGCATGCCAAGGACgaagcatcaccatcacccaCAGCGACGCCGGCGAAGAAGCCTCGCGTCGGCGCTTCTCCTCACGCCGGGTCCTCTCCTGCTGAAGTAGCAGCTTCGCCGGGCTCAGCGCCATTCGTCGCAGATTTGGTTCCCGATGAGACGATCGAAgccgacgacgatgcggcCAGCGACGACGGCTACGAGACCGATTCAGCGTCGCGAGCCTCAACATCAATCTGCAGTACTGTGCGCGACTACGAATTCGAGAACAACAGGCGCTATCACCGGTTCCAAGAAGGGCGATATCAATTCCCAAACGATGAGCCAGAGCAGGAGAGGGAGGACATGAAGCACGCCATGATAGTGCATCTCTGTCAGGGGAAGCTTCATTATGCGCCGCTGGAAAATCCGCAAAAGATTCTGGATGTAGGGACAGGGACGGGTATTTGGGCCATTGATAGTAAGAAGCTCTCGCCGATTTTGCGGCGCTCTCTTTGCGCAAAGGCGCTCTTTGTTCCTTTTCTCGCTTCAGAGCCAAGTGAGGGAGGGAAAAATATGACCAGTCATAACTGACCATGCAATTGTTATAGTGGGAGACGAATACCCAGAAGCAGAGATTCAGGGCATTGATTTGAGTCCAATCCAGCCGCAATGGGTGCCGCCGAACGTCTCCTTCATGGTTGATGATGCCGAGGCAGACTGGTTGATCCCCCCTGAGTCTCTAGACTATATTCACATTCGGCATATGACCTCGTCAATACGAGACTGGCCTACACTATTATCACGAGCATATCGGTAAGTCCACTCCCGCTCTTTATCTCATCAGCCATTTTGTTATTGAGATACCGtggtattaatttttttttttttttgcccctgCCAATAGAGCCTTAAAGCCTGGTGGGTGGATCGAGCTGCAAGAACTAAAATTCCAAGTCAAATGCGACGACGGAACGGTCCGCGAGGGCAACAAAATCCAGCATTTTTACGAAACCATGGAGAGCGCACTCGGCCATTTCAACGTCGATCTGCTCGCTATGCGACACAACAAAAAGAACGTCACCGATGCGGGTTTTGTCGATGTCACTGAGATACCCTTCAAGATCCCGATCGGCACGTGGCCGAAAGACCCCCGGCTGAAAATGGTTGGGCTCTACAACAGGAGCATGATTCAAGATGCGCTGTATGGAGTTGCCGTGAGGCCATTTACGCGGGGGCTCAAGTGGACactggaggagctggaggtCTATCTAGTGGATGTCCGCAAGGAATTAACAGACAACAGCCAACACGGTTACATGCCATTTAATGTTGTCATAGGGCAAAAACCAAGATAAAAAGGATGggagctttttttcttttttttgtttttcttgttcaCGATGCTAAAGATAAGAATAAAGACACAACCCAAGCAGCATACGCTCACGTACTGTACATACAGTATTAGATGTAATATAATAGACAGCGCTCTTTTGTTTAATTAGTGCGGCCAGAAGTTCCCCGCGTCTGCGGAGCTGAGAATTTCAATTACTACTAGGTCCTATAAGCGACGGAGAGGCTAGATcgatccatccatccaccttTTGGCCTCAGCCCGTGTTTTTCTACCCTGTTGCAgaataaaaaggaggggTGGAGACGTCAAGATTCAATGCAATGGGAGCGTGGATTTAATCCCTCGACTCAATCGAGAAAGTCCAGCTCTCATCCTATCAGCCAGCCTCGCTTCGACGCGCAGTTCCAACAATGGCATCCCAATCCGTCCAGCGGATGACGGTTCTCTCGCAGGAGATTGCagccaagaccaagatcaTCACCGACCATCTTACCGCAAAGGGCCTCGATGCTGCATCGTTTGATGTGAATGGGCTTGCCGAGTTTCCCATCTCacaggatgacgaggagccATACAAGGCTCGCTTGGAGCTTATATCCCTGACTAAGGAGCTCCATGATATCGCCTTGGGTCCTAAGGAAGGCTTGAGATACTTGGCGTGGGATGTGAGTGGACAGACTGTTTATTGcttacctagtagtagtagttttGACTTCTCTTCACATATGATGGGGTTGAGCTGACATATCTCATCTCAACTGGCATAT comes from Trichoderma asperellum chromosome 3, complete sequence and encodes:
- a CDS encoding uncharacterized protein (EggNog:ENOG41~TransMembrane:12 (i41-60o72-89i101-118o138-157i164-182o194-213i234-251o263-281i301-324o336-356i368-385o397-418i)), producing MNCNELQESATGERYMIKRPKALQWFHNGRLVKESDEERQAGRFELFLDLLYVAIVANFSDDLAENPDGQHLAKYILIFAPAWHIWVDLREIMNSYYTDDLLQRLIILWVMALLVLYANNARLVDEDLSAMQTTAGAYVVARFTTMCAFLVCSFASYQHRMQARILAFFMFIGLFITIPLFFEEVSIEAKIAVVAVIIFYQEVTWSITLSPWIKRKLKLTYSTAVDIAHEIDRMAAFFIIILGEFVYSVIVGDPAGVGLTQGYAKAAFTLIIAFCLNWIYVSGDGSLEATHPIRRSAWTAFGFFLLHLPLSASFLIGGHIAAISTRLDEFEDGQRWLLGGGLGVGMFCLWIYGMLYRTHDEDCLILSKTPRIGMRLVVAIILLALPATNDSLSTTDFMAIVMSLFAFLIIWETIGGLLKGAQFFEPWTDRNPPIRDGETSEEDL
- a CDS encoding uncharacterized protein (EggNog:ENOG41~TransMembrane:4 (i139-160o166-187i194-214o220-240i)), producing MPSVSHIRGGLANARREFARHVNAASLPNAIHKTDEEARSIHYGTETSMTCSDSSSIKTINHVEDDNSVTDDIIGECSSYSTATQNYSETTAKATANAEATASSTEDMNGAQEPSAQLSADGAQTAVQRLGKAARENPMLAAATVVTGAGVAVVAVPALITAPIMGIAGMAGFTQAGIAGASIASALQASIGNVAAGSIFATVQSAAAGGYGVAALAGTAQAVGGAVAGAGSIGTAWTWLRGKPKAEPSKQ
- a CDS encoding uncharacterized protein (EggNog:ENOG41), which codes for MEKPADARHTVNTAAAAAAIAKHAKDEASPSPTATPAKKPRVGASPHAGSSPAEVAASPGSAPFVADLVPDETIEADDDAASDDGYETDSASRASTSICSTVRDYEFENNRRYHRFQEGRYQFPNDEPEQEREDMKHAMIVHLCQGKLHYAPLENPQKILDVGTGTGIWAIDMGDEYPEAEIQGIDLSPIQPQWVPPNVSFMVDDAEADWLIPPESLDYIHIRHMTSSIRDWPTLLSRAYRALKPGGWIELQELKFQVKCDDGTVREGNKIQHFYETMESALGHFNVDLLAMRHNKKNVTDAGFVDVTEIPFKIPIGTWPKDPRLKMVGLYNRSMIQDALYGVAVRPFTRGLKWTLEELEVYLVDVRKELTDNSQHGYMPFNVVIGQKPR